In Micromonospora sp. WMMA1363, a genomic segment contains:
- a CDS encoding MauE/DoxX family redox-associated membrane protein, protein MTMTAAPSTQAARWLAIRPWIGVAARLGLAAVWLIAGASKVGDLAASGRAVNAYQILPYDAATVVGAALPFVELALGVLLLLGLATRLGAGVSAALLVVFVAGIASAWSRGLAIDCGCFGSGGQLAEGQAPSYLPEILRDLGFLALAGFLLIWPRTPFSVDGWLTGEPAVEDEDE, encoded by the coding sequence ATGACCATGACCGCAGCCCCGAGCACCCAGGCCGCCCGCTGGCTCGCGATACGTCCCTGGATCGGTGTCGCCGCCCGGCTCGGCCTGGCCGCGGTGTGGCTCATCGCCGGGGCGTCCAAGGTCGGTGACCTGGCCGCCTCCGGCCGGGCGGTGAACGCGTACCAGATCCTTCCGTACGACGCGGCGACCGTGGTCGGCGCCGCGTTGCCGTTCGTCGAGCTGGCGCTGGGGGTGCTCCTGCTGCTCGGGCTGGCCACCAGACTGGGCGCCGGCGTCTCCGCCGCACTGCTGGTGGTCTTCGTCGCCGGCATCGCCTCCGCCTGGTCGCGCGGGCTGGCCATCGACTGTGGTTGTTTCGGCAGCGGCGGGCAGCTCGCCGAGGGACAGGCGCCGAGCTACCTCCCGGAGATCCTCCGGGACCTGGGATTCCTGGCGCTGGCCGGGTTCCTGCTGATCTGGCCCCGCACCCCGTTCTCGGTGGACGGCTGGCTGACGGGCGAACCCGCCGTGGAGGACGAGGATGAGTAG
- a CDS encoding YcnI family protein translates to MIRYRRTTTAAATFAVGAVVAAVIGFAAPASAHVTVNPTEATQGDYARLAFRVPNESDTASTTKVEVFLPEDAPVGSVSTMSVPGWTVTVEKRKLDQPVEMHGSQLTEAVSKLTWTADPDAVIEPGTFQEFPVSMGPLPKADQMVFKSLQTYSDGTVVRWIDVPESGGAEPESPAPVLTLTSASPSTAPAADAADTAADDDAEDAGLATGLGVAGLVAGLGGLVLGGLAFARSRREPAARA, encoded by the coding sequence ATGATCCGTTACCGGCGTACCACAACGGCCGCCGCCACCTTCGCGGTCGGTGCCGTCGTCGCCGCTGTGATTGGCTTCGCGGCGCCCGCGTCGGCGCACGTCACCGTGAACCCGACGGAGGCGACGCAGGGCGACTACGCCCGGCTCGCCTTCCGGGTGCCGAACGAGAGCGACACGGCGTCCACCACGAAGGTCGAGGTCTTCCTGCCGGAGGACGCACCGGTCGGCTCGGTCTCGACCATGTCGGTCCCCGGCTGGACCGTAACGGTGGAGAAGCGAAAGCTGGACCAGCCGGTCGAGATGCACGGCAGCCAGCTCACCGAGGCGGTGTCGAAGCTGACCTGGACCGCCGACCCCGACGCGGTGATCGAGCCCGGGACCTTCCAGGAGTTCCCGGTCTCGATGGGTCCGCTGCCCAAGGCGGACCAGATGGTCTTCAAGTCGCTTCAGACGTACTCGGACGGGACCGTCGTGCGGTGGATCGATGTCCCGGAATCGGGCGGTGCGGAACCGGAGAGTCCGGCGCCGGTGCTCACGCTGACATCCGCCTCACCGTCGACCGCCCCTGCGGCCGACGCCGCCGACACCGCGGCGGACGACGACGCCGAGGACGCCGGGCTGGCCACCGGCCTCGGGGTCGCCGGCCTGGTGGCGGGCCTGGGCGGCCTGGTGCTCGGTGGGCTGGCGTTCGCCCGGAGCCGGCGGGAGCCGGCGGCCAGGGCGTGA
- a CDS encoding thioredoxin domain-containing protein: MSSRKGRKDAARVVREQIAREQRRKRTLWVSVGAVMVLVIAGLIGWGVWSSQRSDEFTPPPGANDAGTGIVFGSGPATIDLYEDYLCPACKQFQQVSGETIDQLADEGKALVVFHPVAYLNRFSTTEYSTRASAAAGCASAGGKFREFTGILFERQPPEGGAQLSNGQLVDIGVEVGLDRGTFGSCVNDGTYRAWTEHVTAEASRSDVTSTPTILVNGQPVADRSPEGIRAAVEAAG; this comes from the coding sequence ATGAGTAGTCGCAAGGGACGCAAGGACGCGGCCCGGGTCGTTCGCGAACAGATCGCCCGGGAGCAGCGACGCAAGCGGACGCTGTGGGTCTCCGTCGGTGCCGTCATGGTGCTGGTGATCGCCGGTCTGATCGGGTGGGGCGTCTGGTCCAGCCAGCGCTCCGACGAGTTCACCCCGCCGCCGGGCGCCAACGACGCCGGCACCGGCATCGTCTTCGGATCCGGGCCGGCGACCATCGACCTGTACGAGGACTACCTCTGCCCGGCCTGCAAGCAGTTCCAGCAGGTCAGCGGGGAAACGATCGACCAGCTCGCCGACGAGGGCAAGGCGCTCGTGGTCTTCCACCCCGTGGCTTACCTCAACCGCTTCTCCACCACCGAGTATTCGACCCGCGCGTCGGCCGCGGCCGGCTGCGCGTCGGCAGGTGGGAAGTTCCGTGAGTTCACCGGGATACTCTTCGAACGGCAGCCGCCCGAGGGTGGCGCCCAGCTCAGCAACGGACAGCTGGTCGACATCGGGGTGGAGGTCGGTCTGGACCGCGGCACCTTCGGCTCCTGCGTCAACGACGGGACGTACCGGGCATGGACCGAACACGTCACCGCGGAGGCGAGCCGGTCCGACGTCACCAGCACGCCGACCATCCTGGTGAACGGGCAGCCGGTCGCCGACCGCTCCCCGGAGGGCATCCGCGCGGCGGTGGAGGCGGCCGGTTGA
- a CDS encoding copper resistance protein CopC, whose translation MAGMTAALRRWFARLIGTAGLLVVLVALLIAPAGPANAHAVLVSSSPVASAVVPSGPAEVVLTFSESVRKVPGKIRVIAPNGSRADRGEPSFDGAVVTIPVDPAGDRGTYLVTYRVISADSHPVSGAFTYSVGAPSTPPVDTGDDSRADPVVGAAVKVTKYLGYVGLLLLVGPALVLAALWPRRLSRRGPTRLAWTGLGLVAFATLASLWLQVPYTVGGGVFDVTGEGFSTVLGGLFGATHLVRLGLLAAAAFLLRPLLAGPVGRTDVVILGILGAATLLTWPLAGHPAASPAPAVSVVVDAVHLGSMAVWLGGLVMLAVFLLPRADERELGAILPIWSRWAALAVSALLLAGTVQALIEVATPSALVGTTYGQLLLGKIGLFALVIVVAAYSRALVRRWTTAGRPAPVRRAIWAELAITAVILGLTASLVQTTPARTAADDTAGVGDGYFSTTLSSPLFSLQVEVDPAERGNNSVHFYAYTPDNRPQPVAEWRATAGLPAAGIEPIEVPLLPLTDNHATGEINLPTSGEWELRITVRTSEIDQGTVTATVPVR comes from the coding sequence ATGGCCGGCATGACTGCCGCCCTCCGCCGCTGGTTCGCCCGGCTCATCGGCACCGCCGGCCTCCTGGTCGTCCTCGTCGCCCTGCTGATCGCTCCGGCTGGCCCCGCCAACGCCCACGCGGTGCTGGTGAGTAGCAGCCCGGTCGCGTCGGCCGTGGTGCCGAGCGGGCCCGCCGAAGTCGTCCTCACGTTCAGCGAGTCCGTCCGCAAGGTGCCTGGCAAGATCCGGGTCATCGCGCCCAACGGCTCGCGCGCCGACCGGGGGGAGCCCAGCTTCGACGGTGCCGTCGTCACCATCCCGGTCGACCCGGCCGGCGACCGCGGCACCTACCTGGTCACCTACCGAGTTATCTCGGCCGACAGCCACCCGGTCTCCGGGGCGTTCACGTACTCGGTCGGCGCCCCGTCGACGCCGCCGGTGGACACCGGGGACGACAGCCGCGCCGACCCGGTGGTGGGCGCCGCGGTCAAGGTCACCAAATACCTCGGGTACGTCGGCCTGCTGCTCCTGGTCGGCCCGGCGCTGGTGCTCGCCGCGCTCTGGCCGCGCCGGTTGTCCCGCCGCGGGCCCACCCGCCTGGCGTGGACCGGCCTGGGCCTGGTGGCGTTCGCGACCCTGGCCTCGCTCTGGCTTCAGGTGCCCTACACCGTCGGCGGCGGGGTGTTCGACGTCACCGGCGAGGGGTTCAGCACCGTGCTGGGCGGCCTGTTCGGCGCGACCCACCTGGTCCGGCTGGGTCTGCTCGCGGCGGCGGCGTTCCTGCTCCGCCCGCTGCTGGCCGGACCGGTGGGCCGCACCGACGTGGTGATCCTGGGCATCCTCGGTGCGGCGACGCTGCTGACCTGGCCGCTGGCCGGGCATCCGGCCGCGTCGCCGGCCCCGGCCGTCTCCGTCGTGGTCGACGCCGTGCACCTGGGCAGCATGGCGGTCTGGCTGGGCGGGCTGGTGATGCTCGCGGTCTTCCTGCTGCCCCGGGCGGACGAACGGGAACTGGGGGCGATCCTGCCGATCTGGTCCCGCTGGGCGGCGCTGGCCGTGTCCGCGTTGCTGCTCGCCGGCACCGTGCAGGCCCTGATCGAGGTAGCCACCCCGAGCGCCCTGGTCGGCACCACCTACGGTCAGCTACTGCTCGGCAAGATCGGGCTGTTCGCGCTGGTGATCGTGGTGGCCGCGTACTCCCGGGCACTGGTGCGCCGGTGGACCACCGCCGGCCGACCCGCGCCCGTGCGGCGGGCGATCTGGGCCGAGCTGGCGATCACCGCGGTGATCCTCGGCCTGACGGCCTCGCTGGTGCAGACCACCCCGGCCCGGACCGCGGCGGACGACACCGCCGGCGTCGGGGACGGCTATTTCTCCACCACCCTGTCCAGCCCGCTGTTCTCCCTCCAGGTCGAGGTGGACCCGGCCGAGCGGGGAAACAACTCGGTGCACTTCTACGCGTACACCCCGGACAACCGTCCGCAGCCGGTGGCGGAGTGGCGTGCCACGGCCGGGCTGCCGGCGGCGGGAATCGAACCGATCGAGGTGCCGTTGCTTCCGCTGACCGACAACCACGCCACCGGTGAGATCAACCTGCCGACGTCGGGGGAGTGGGAGCTGCGCATCACGGTCCGCACGTCCGAGATCGACCAGGGCACGGTGACCGCCACCGTGCCCGTCCGTTAG
- a CDS encoding ABC transporter ATP-binding protein: protein MIAGVQPTPSLDVRGVRYAYPDGHVALHGVDLTVPRGDRVALLGPNGAGKTTLVLHLNGILAPTEGSVTVGGLTVSQERATLGEVRRRVGIVFQDPDDQLFLPTVAEDVAFGPANLGLRGAELAARVDEALAAVGMSAHRDRAPHHLSFGQRRRVAVATVLAMHPEILVLDEPSSNLDPAARRELAGILRGLPVTLLMVTHDLPYALELCDRSVILDAGRVVADGPTPDILADENLLSRHRLELPYGFTPHRFTSR from the coding sequence ATGATCGCAGGCGTGCAGCCAACTCCGAGCCTGGACGTCCGCGGCGTACGGTACGCGTACCCGGACGGGCACGTCGCGCTGCACGGGGTGGACCTCACGGTGCCGCGCGGTGACCGGGTGGCGTTGCTCGGACCGAACGGGGCCGGCAAGACCACGCTGGTGTTGCACCTCAACGGCATCCTTGCCCCCACCGAGGGGAGCGTTACCGTCGGCGGCCTGACGGTCAGCCAGGAGCGGGCCACGCTGGGCGAGGTGCGCCGCCGGGTGGGCATCGTCTTCCAGGACCCGGACGACCAACTGTTCCTGCCGACCGTTGCCGAGGACGTGGCGTTCGGTCCGGCCAACCTCGGGCTGCGTGGTGCCGAGCTGGCGGCCCGGGTGGACGAGGCGCTCGCCGCGGTCGGGATGAGCGCGCACCGGGACCGCGCTCCGCACCACCTGTCGTTCGGGCAGCGGCGTCGGGTGGCGGTGGCGACCGTGCTCGCCATGCACCCGGAGATCCTGGTGCTCGACGAGCCCTCCTCCAACCTCGACCCGGCCGCCCGCCGCGAGCTGGCCGGGATCCTGCGCGGCCTGCCGGTGACCCTGCTGATGGTCACCCACGATCTGCCGTACGCGCTGGAGCTGTGCGACCGTTCGGTGATCCTGGACGCGGGCAGGGTCGTCGCCGACGGCCCCACCCCGGACATTCTGGCCGACGAGAACCTCCTGTCCCGTCACCGCCTGGAACTCCCCTACGGTTTCACCCCGCACCGGTTCACCTCGCGCTGA